From a region of the Besnoitia besnoiti strain Bb-Ger1 chromosome I, whole genome shotgun sequence genome:
- a CDS encoding putative folate/biopterin transporter (encoded by transcript BESB_009900), which translates to MRGVGVRTAFAGYEEVEAVRSGDGVDEVPLIPWTEAGYLEKLTFTQFVIYLVGFSEGLTHLAALAIYYLLKDDLGLSPPEVSAIFIAPALPWVFKPFFAFLSDTFAVFGYRRKPYMIVFSTLEAIGFLMLGLAPASLCAAFCSAVAEALVVESTTGKTLDQSAENVSDFITAKAVGSLAVAYLSGYLLEKTSKGSIFVATATFPLFITFISFFMNDVTTPPARDFKAQFRELSTFLKQPVIWGPALYIFIYMAGPDYDDALFFFFSNKLGFSPTFMGTLRFTYGIAALLGVVLYRFVFRQAGFRQTLFWTIIVSLPIYISPVILVTGFNHKLGISNQAFVLSGGVLIEATAEIQLLPLLVLTASICPPGLEGSVYGMMMSIRNSGSMVSRGLSALFAWAAGITATNFIHLSSYILLCGAWLLLPLFFLGFM; encoded by the exons ATGCGGGGCGTGGGAGTCCGAACTGCTTTTGCTGGATACGAAGAGGTTGAGGCT GTCCGATCAGG TGACGGAGTGGACGAGGTTCCCCTTATTCCGTGGACCGAGGCGGGATATTTAGAAAAGTTGACTTTTACGCAGTTCGTGAT ATACCTCGTTGGTTTTTCCGAGGGTCTTACTCACCTTGCGGCTCTGGCCATATATTACCTGCTAAAAGACGACCTTG GCCTTTCTCCCCCCGAGGTCTCGGCCATTTTCATTGCGCCTGCTCTGCCATGGGTTTTCAA ACcgttcttcgccttcctctcagATACATTCGCTGTATTTGGTTATCGGAGGAAACCATATATGATAGTGTTTAGCACATTGGAGGCCATCGGCTTTCTGATGCTGGGCCTTGCTCCTGCTTCG CTCTGCGCTGCCTTTTGCTCGGCTGTGGCGGAAGCCCTCGTTGTAGAGAGCACCACGGGGAAGACATTAGACCAA AGCGCGGAGAACGTGTCAGACTTCATCACTGCGAAGGCCGTTGGCAGTTTGGCCGTCGCGTACTTATCAGGCTACCTTCTGGAAAAAACATCAAAAGGAA GCATCTTCGTCGCAACTGCGACATTTCCACTTTTCATAACCTTCATTTCCTTCTTCATGAACGATGTCACAACCCCACCAGCACGGGACTTCAAGGCGCAATTCCGCGAGCTCAGCACATTTCTGAAACAGC CTGTGATTTGGGGTCCTGCGCTGTACATCTTCATCTACATGGCGGGCCCCGACTACGACGATGCACtgttcttctttttctcaaACAAACTCGGCTTCTCCCCCACTTTCATGGGCACGCTGAG ATTCACCTACGGCATAGCAGCTCTGCTTGGAGTGGTTCTCTACCGATTCGTATTTAGGCAGGCAGGGTTCCGGCAAACTCTGTTCTGGACCATAATAGTTTCTCTCCCTATATATATTTCCCCTG TTATTCTGGTCACCGGCTTCAATCACAAGCTTGGTATCAGCAATCAAGCGTTTGTCCTGAGTGGCGGAGTCTTGATCGAAGCG ACGGCAGAGATCCAGCTCCTTCCATTGCTGGTCTTGACCGCTTCTATATGCCCTCCCG GACTTGAGGGGAGTGTTTACGGGATGATGATGTCTATTCGAAACTCCGGCTCCATGGTCTCCCGCGGTC
- a CDS encoding hypothetical protein (encoded by transcript BESB_009910), which translates to MRLPSSARLLAARQTPTPGHATCDGLATGRRLLGQGPSVSGLFLQGWHTGVGPAFPSQLGALPCVLGSGPATQSQRRRYATMGSNWSFSKVQYTKYRITKPWTTDTMFDDIILSQPSKDDFAKFTKEAPLFLRFLKLVTDVEGRQDAFIQFARRCENGLTVEKDVYVTKKELLECLWKNGYSDTEINAFEIAFPGDYKFHYPELAVLFELSEEDCYKYCLRQRAAKPEELVELKYKKPNNLVSSYGLCFLGVWFGFSNTVLSNAWFYSKTFPFGAVFYMLGSYFYRDIREKLWKEEKALIHTAQENKNMGEESVYKQMKQYANDTKCLDYLSKFRGEVEDQIAAYKKALVSQMRRQLTERLVEKLNGIQQAEKLIQGSLQEVMVREIVASFRDTYGSRPQLQEEAMRSALQGLSGSDNVMDPVGAHFKASLQELAKVNLSTTAANPAGSVVERVAAVFQKREKEFLDSFTVKASEAQEIRQLVGKCQKGNAFDFHALSEEDLCRLEQLYSTVNNRVGFETLHEDAIKPIVPMSENSRGFVDFVNTQLEITKAKLRNARLTAFAGAFV; encoded by the exons ATGAGGCTCccgtcttctgcgcgttTACTAGCGGCGCGTCAAACGCCAACTCCAGGCCACGCGACCTGCGACGGTCTGGCCACGGGCAGGAGGCTCTTGGGTCAGGGCCCAAGTGTCTCCGGCTTATTTCTTCAAGGATGGCACACTGGTGTTGGCCCAGCTTTCCCATCGCAGCTGGGTGCTTTGCCGTGTGTCCTCGGATCTGGACCCGCCACGCAGAGCCAGCGCCGTCGATACGCTACCATGGGATCTAACTGGTCATTCTCCAAGGTTCAGTATACCAAGTACCGCATTACGAAGCCGTGGACAACGGACACGATGTTTGATGACATAATTCTGTCTCAACCATCAAA GGATGACTTCGCCAAATTTACAAAGGAAGCACCCCTCTTTCTTAGGTTTTTGAAGCTTGTCACCGATGTCGAAGGACGCCAAGACGCGTTCATTCAGTTTGCAAGGAG GTGTGAGAACGGCTTGACCGTGGAGAAGGATGTGTACGTAACGAAGAAGGAGCTACTCGAGTGCCTCTGGAAAAATGGATACAGTGACACGGAGATCAACGCTTTCGAGATCGCCTTTCCTGGTGATTACAAGTTTCACTACCCAG AGCTTGCCGTCCTTTTCGAGCTCTCTGAGGAGGACTGCTACAAGTACTGCCTGCGCcaacgcgccgcgaagcccgAGGAGTTGGTGGAGCTCAAGTACAAAAAGCCAAATAACCTG GTGTCCTCATATGGTCTCTGCTTCCTAGGCGTGTGGTTTGGCTTCTCCAACACCGTTCTGAGCAATGCCTGGTTCTACTCGAAGACGTTTCCCTTCGGCGCTGTTTTCTACATGCTAGGATCCTACTTTTA TCGCGATATTCGCGAAAAGCTCTGGAAGGAAGAGAAGGCTCTGATTCATACTGCTCAAGAAAACAAGAACATGGGTGAAGAGTCCGTCTACAAGCAGATGAAACAGTATGCCAATGATACAAAGTGCCTCGACTACCTCTCCAAGTTCCGTGGAGAGGTAGAGGATCAGATCGCAGCCTACAAAAAGGCACTGGTTTCCCAGATGAGACGTCAACTTACAGAGCGTCTGGTTGAGAAGCTCAACGGCATTCAGCAAGCGGAGAAGCTTATCCAGGGCTCTCTGCAGGAGGTGATGGTTCGCGAGATTGTTGCATCTTTCAGAGATACGTATGGCAGCCGACCGCAGCTTCAAGAGGAGGCGATGCGAAGCGCTCTCCAAGGCTTGTCCGGCTCCGACAACGTGATG GACCCTGTCGGGGCACATTTCAAGGCCTCGCTGCAGGAGCTGGCAAAAGTGAATCTGTCTACCACGGCGGCCAACCCTGCAGGATCTGTCGTAGAGAGAGTGGCTGCTGTCTTTCAAAAGCGGGAAAAGGAGTTTTTAGATTCCTTTACAGTCAA GGCCTCCGAAGCACAAGAGATCCGACAGCTTGTTGGCAAGTGCCAAAAGGGAAATGCGTTTGATTTTCATGCTTTGTCGGAGGAGGACTTGTGCAGGCTCGAGCAGCTCTATTCAACAGTCAACAACAG AGTCGGTTTTGAAACTTTGCACGAGGACGCTATCAAGCCGATTGTTCCCATGAGTGAAAACTCCAGAGGTTTCGTTGACTTCGTCAACACTCAA CTGGAGATTACCAAAGCGAAGCTGCGGAATGCGCGTCTTACCGCTTTCGCTGGTGCTTTCGTCTGA